One genomic region from Methanocaldococcus fervens AG86 encodes:
- a CDS encoding UPF0058 family protein yields MHKEQLMKLHQFFVYVVKEIVNDDFGNRNDECKKLLEIYEMLDIRPHHIHRLKSEQKAAILLLSACVASYLADNMDNVPKNLAKKLEENAFKHLNSCKKNIIILEDENNGKNVEE; encoded by the coding sequence ATGCACAAAGAACAGTTAATGAAACTTCATCAATTTTTTGTTTATGTTGTAAAAGAAATTGTAAATGATGATTTTGGAAATAGAAATGATGAATGCAAAAAATTGCTTGAAATTTATGAGATGCTAGATATTCGTCCTCATCACATTCATCGACTTAAAAGCGAGCAAAAAGCGGCAATATTGTTATTATCTGCATGTGTTGCCAGTTATTTAGCCGATAATATGGATAATGTTCCCAAAAACTTAGCTAAAAAACTTGAAGAAAACGCTTTTAAACATCTAAACAGTTGTAAGAAAAACATTATTATATTGGAAGACGAAAATAATGGTAAAAATGTTGAGGAATAA